A region of the Brienomyrus brachyistius isolate T26 chromosome 10, BBRACH_0.4, whole genome shotgun sequence genome:
atgggccaaatggcctcctctcgtttgtaaatttcttatgttcttatgttactCCACAGCTCAGCAGAAACCCGGAAGGAAATTCCTGGAAACAATAATGTCACCCAGAGTCGGTGTTGATGTCATTATTGTGTCACTGTTGATTTTAGGTTCCAGAGCTGCTTTTGATTTGTCTATTTTTTCACAATCACGGTTTTTTTGAAATTTGAAATCACGGAAATTTTTTggtgggatgtgtgtgtgttttttattaaATGAGTGATAGAGTGGGGGCCTCTGAACTGGGTTCATGTCCCTGAGCAttaagacacaaacacagagcctGTTTGTGGGGTGGGGGCTATTAATCCCATGCCCCCATATTAATCACACCATcgcatcatcatcgtcattttTAAAGTACACACACAACATATTGAGACACTGCAGCCCAGAGTTGCCTATTTGCTATTTTATTATAATATCAAGGCTTATGAATGACTTCTGTATACATTACAGTGGTTCCTATTGCGTTACAATATCCTATCAGTTCAAAATACAAACTGATAACAACAACAGTAGCATATAGTGACTTGTATTATTTGATAGAAAAGACCGTTACAAAGAGTCTTCTACTTTAGCAAAGTGACATGAGgttctgcgccccccccccccccaccttttgtGCTTCTCTGATTGTCCTTGACTGACGTGCGTTGTCCAGGAATGCACAACAAAGTACAGTCATACACAAGTGGCCCACGATGTTAATAGAAAACATTTGGTTCGTGCCTAAAACACTAGAAAGATTCAAGAAACGTTACCATGGTTTCTGCTAACggaaaaaaaaggaaactgGCACCATTATACTAACAATCTGAACGTCTCCCCTTCTGCCCATTCTGTGCATTAAGCAGTGAATGCTTTGATAagctttattaaaaaaaatgaaaaatacctTGAACGTACTTTCAGTCATACATTCGGCTGCATTACactaaaatatttaattgttaCACGTATGTCATCTATTCTGTCATCAATTATAACTATAAGCACAGTCTAAGTGTTATTGAAACGGAATAGTATCTTGAGTGTTACTAAACTTGACTGTAGAGGCAACCTCTTTGCACGTGAATTGTTTAATTTGCCTCCTGAAATGTAAATGACACGCCTCTTAATCCCGTTAATACATTTTCCGCGCCACCATTGGAATAACCCTCGGGACTCTGAACACTTCATCTGAAATATCTACACAGAGAACAGCCGCGTTTCTGATTTTGAAGCGTAGCAAGGCCGTCATCGTCTTCTGGCAAACAAACGATTTTCATTTCATCATCCTAGCAGGAGGGCTCTTCCTCCCAGCTTTGGAATAGCGTCAAAGATGAAATTGGAATAGTATTAAAAGCGGACATCTGGGACTGAGAAAGGTCAGGAGGGGCTGTTTCTATGCAGCCCACCATCTTAACGGCGTAACTGCTGTCTGGACGAGCAGCTCCCATACAGAGACGACCTGCCATTCTGTCACAGCCTGGCCTGCTGCCCGTGAAGAAGCAGTGCCTCGTCTGCTTCACTGTGGACGGAAGGCCAAGGCACACACCACCATGGTAAACACTGTGTACAGACTTATGGATACTCTCACAAAATCACACAGTCTACTCATCTGTTTTCGATAGTACATTAACGACTGTGTAACTGTTATTTACAACATGTGATCTAAATTGCTTGAGAATAGTAAAACAGTGATTGTTAAACTGCTAACATCTGTACATAATCTAAAAGTGAAGTAGAAAGCCATAGAACTGTATTTTTATGCTGTGAATTAATTAAGTATCATTTCTTGTAATATCACTATGGTGCATGTTCAGTTCTCTAAAAATTGCAGTTGTGCGAGATGTTCACTGTGTCAACTAATTATTGAGTAAGGCATGAAAAACTAAACAAAGCCAATGAGCTACAAGTGTATATATCACGCTGTGCAAAATGAACCAGTCTGGAAGGCTCTGCTAGCCCGTGACAGCTGCACCTGCAAAGACGATCGCCAAGCCTCACTTCCAGATGGCTGTTATTGTCTTGCTTTGTCATCGTGTTTCAGAGATTCAGTCTGCATGGCTTTTTAAATAGGTCAGTTAAAAGTTCATTGGTGTGGGCCTTGGAAATTTCGTCCGGTTCTGGTTTCAGAGTTTGGCCCCACTATAGGTTTCCTTAGAATCCGGTATTTTCCACAGTAAAGAAGTGATAGCCCGTTCCCATCGCATGGCTTATACATTCAAGTCGGCAGGAGGCGACAGTGCAGTTCGGAACAAGCGTACTGCACCGTCCTGTCCTCTATATGTCCGCACGGCTGCACACCACCCTACATTCCTGTGAGGAGTACTGTAAGTCACTGGATGCAGAGCTGCCCACTGTAAACATCGCCCAGAGGTATCAGGAACACCAGTTAGCAAAGAGGTCCTGGCAATAGGTGGGATTTCCCTCCCATTCCAAGAAGCACTTGATGGAGTGAGGAGAACGTAAGTACTGGTACAAAGTGGTGATGAGGACCTGAGTGGACAATGACTAGTGGTTATGCCctcacccccatcccccccccaaaccccaccACTCACCACCCCTCACTCCATGGGAGGCCCCAGGGTCCGCTGGGCCAATCCGCAGCACAATTATTAGATTTGTCTTGCCCATTGAAAACGCGATGTGTGTGAAAGCTGTTAGGATTTCTGGAACAGGACGGTGCCTAATGTAATTTTCATCCACTGAAGGCTCAACGCATTTAGAGAattagaaaacattttttagtgtacAGAAGAGGCTGCTGAACAAAGCAGCGATGcttattaatgcattaattagaaTGTTATCATTCTGTATCGCTGGATTCATCCCAAAGCCACTTCAATGTTTTTCCTCGTGTTCTCTGGTGTCCTGGGAATTTGAGAGGCCGAATTTCCACCGTCGTCAGTCTGAGCCGCCAGCCCCGGCTGTCGCCGCCATCTGTCGTCAGTGCGGAGGAACGTGGATGTGCTTTCCCAGTTATTGTTTGCTTTGATTATTCTCGCTGCCGTTTTACACCGGTGGCCTGTTATCTGGCCTCGCTTTGCGCTGGCTGCTTTCCTCGATCGCTTTCCACAATCCTGACTCAAACTCTGGGATCTTCCTCTCCTTCCTCTCCACATCATGGCCTCCTCCCTGCTTTCAGTTTTCACAGTGGCGACGTCTCTGTGCTTGGAAAAGTTCCGCCTGCATTTATTTGTTCGGCCCTCGTCagaaatgtgccccccccccccccccccggctgtttTGCTTGGTAAACACTCTCCCCGCCCAGCGGCCGAGGAGAGGAGAGTGAGCTACGTGGCGTCCTGGGATGGAGTGATGAGGTGTAGTGGAAAGGAGAGCAATGGGTAAGACGCTCTCTGGATCGCCGCCTTTGTCTTCCCAGGTTAGAAGCTCACCAAGGTGTATACCATGCTGAAAGAaaatcacacatagacagaaGGAGACAGGAAATCGTATTAGAAAATTAGCACAATAGTTATGTATTTGCTCTATGTGGTTCATATTATCTTTGAAAACAGTAGCATGTTTACCTGAACTATTTAAATGATATTTTCTTGTTATATTTCCTATGTCTTGGTCTCCTAGACCAATACTATATCTATGTTATTGGGCACATGGTAATAATCCTGCTCAATATTATTTTTCTCTGAGAATAAATAACCATCTTTTGGGAGTATAACTGTGGCAGGAACTTCTTCCATTTACTTCTGATTTCCCATATTTCCCACGCACATATGACAGCACTGGCTGTGCGAACCTTGTTTATTTAACTtgtgtatttttatttgctAATCTAACAGTGGTAGCAGTGTGTCTTTGCCGAACTATGGATGAATCCATGCCATATTTCCCAAAAAAATGCTCTAATTATGCTTCTGTATTAAATGTTATAAACCATATTTAGAGCTTTAAGGTCCAGCATTTTCTGATGGGATACTATATGAATGGGATCCACATTGATATATAAGTACATCAGCAAATACACTAAGGTaaaattacacctacaggaagtgTTATGACATCACATTTTAAACCCATAGGCATTAATATGGAGCTGGTTCCCCCTTTCTTACATATATTGTAAGTTCATAATAATGAGTGAAGCACAGTGAAGATAGTGTTGATAATACCACAGGCTCCCACTGACCTGTACAGGTAATAGAAGAAGGAGAGCAGGTAGAATCCCAACTTGCACCAGGACTCCTTCTGGCAGTAATTCAGGATGTCTGCATTCATGATGCTCACTGGGTCGTACATGACCTCTGAGCCATCAGCGGGCCGGTGGAAATACCTACGGCAGGGCAGGGACAGGGTCAGCATAATGCATCTCAGATGGGTGCGTcagccatcatcatcatcatcaacatcatcatcaacatcatTGTCAACAGCATCATCATCAGCATCATCATCAACAACAGCATTATCACCATCATTGTCAACTGCATCATCAGCATCAtcatcaacaacagcatcatcaccatcattggCAACAGCTTCCTCATCAGCATCATCATCAACAGCAGCGagattcatcatcatcatcaataaCAGCATCCTCATCAACAACAGCACCAATAataacatcatcatcatcattttgtATTTTCTGTTGCACTGGTATTTATGTTTATAAATGTAAATTGATATTTACTGATTTATCTATAAATGAAagacatttatattttttttcacagatCCAGTTTGCTCCAGTCTTGATGTTTGCACATTCTTTCCATTTCCTCTGTGGACTCCTGTTTCCTCAaacatttcccataatgcacaccTGCATGGTCGAGAGGGCATGAACTGACATCCCACACAGGGTTTACCCAATCAGGATAAGCAGTGAGGAGGCAGCTGGATGTCGTGTAACAAAAATGTTACAGTCAGTTGATTGCACTGGCGTGTGGTGCTGAGTGCAGTGTGTATTCTGCAGGACAGAGTACCTCCACAGGTGGTAGAAAAGCAGGGGGATGTTGAGGCCCAGGGTCACCCACTCTGCTGCACACATGAACATCAGGCAGAAGAGCCCATGGATGCAGTACTCAGGGACCACCAGCTACAGGCAAAACGTTACTGTTATGCCACCTGCAATGTGAGGACTACACAGAGCACTGTGCAAAGGCCGTATGCAGTCaaaaaaaatgatgtttaaatcgtCTCCATTTTGACGTAAATCTATGATATAATGTCTGTCAAGTTATGTCAGCTTGCATCTAGGGAgttttttccttgccaccgttgcccctggcttgctcactgggggctttggcaGGGATAATGAGAAGCGCTTAGAGACAATGTAATGCtgtgaaaatgcgctatacaaatacaattgaattgaagtgaatTGTACAGCCATAACAAAACCTCTCCTTCAGTCAGCCCAGTATTTGCAGAAACCATCCAAAAGACCAATTTATTCTTTCACTTGATCACTACCCCACCTTGTTGGGCTAAACAAAACCTCATCaaattatttaactaattaagttacttaattaattgagccagtggtgaaatttaatgaattCGTGGAAtgactgaggtgcccctgaggagaggcttgggaactgaagcggtgttcatttcgccatccagcaagatatcagtaaATATTTGGAGAACTGAATcaattttgttaatttttttagtGTAGTACTGTTCATTTCCATATCTTCtaattttaaatagtttttttctgagcaaatggaCACTTGCTACCGAGATAAATAGccctaaacattttctttgactgcacaagacttttgcacagtactgaccATACACAAAGAAGCACCACACATACAAAGGTCACTTGATTACGTTCATGTATGTCCCATACAGGCAGGTTAATATCATACAGCCACTGTCAGACACACTGCCTTTCCGGCACATTAAAGAATGTTCAGACACAGAACACCATGCGATAAttttgtaaaatacaaaaaaaaaacatttaaagacCAGACCTTTGACTGGGCACAGATGTAatatttctctttctctctctctctctcccccccccccccccatagtctGATTATTTCTCTTCCACTTTGTCTCTCACCCTCCGCCACTTAGCTGTAAGTGGCCTCAGTCTGTTGCCAAAGCAGCCCCAGTGTATACAACAGAAAGACTACAGATGGGCCATTCACTGTGATTATTGTTGGGTTGTAGCGCTTTTACTGCACTGCAAAAACCCGCAGCCAGACCCAAAAACCACGGGACTGGGGAAGAATCGGCTCCTTTCGGAGGCCGAACACAGGTGCAGAAGGAATGTGAATCAATCTGTCACAGCTCTCAAAATAGATTCTGATAGAAGGCCAGTCAGAccttcacccctccccccagctccTGCAGGTTGCTGGGTAAGCTCCTCATACCTGAAATCTATTGGTTTCTTGTTACACAactcccctccccacacacacacacacacacacacacacacatacacacattgtGTTCTCACACAGGTAAGCAATGCGatccaaacaaacaaaagaataaCTTACAGTTCGTAGCAGGTTACAGATTCGTTCAACATTCTTTATCCTTTCCCTCTAAATAAAGAAGCAAAGGATAAGCTAAGAGTTTTGAGAACTAAACAGTACTTAATGATCACATCTCTTCAGTAGATATTGTTAATGTTATCCAGTCATTTAGCATGTAAAATTCTCTTTTTTATGGTAATCATTATAAAAGCATTCTATTAAATGAACTCTATGAGACAATAGTATATTTAAAGAAGGAGTATTTTCAGTACAACTGTCATATTAGTTAGTGGCTAGATAAAACAACTACGGTTGAAAAACAAATTGTAactaattagattttttttttttaaagtaacataAAAATGCATCGCCATAATCTTTGTAATAAAGTTTCAATAATAATTTTGAATCCTGTATGCTAATGAATGTCAGCTCTGATTCTGATAGTTTGCGGTGAATACCTTGTATCACTCCATGTAGCTTTGAATTAATTTGCCTCGGGCTAAATAATAACAGATGCTACTGATTTAGATGTGACATCTATTTATAGCTTCAAAACCCGTGCCCACGGGTACACCTGTGCTAATGAAATGTAACTTATGTTCCAATAATCTGATTTCCAGTGATTTGGTTGGCGCGCGCCCTTCAAGCAGACAATACAGAACAGTGCTAATGAGGACCGGGGTGAAAGGACAATAGCCTTACTGCTCTGGTGGGGTTGCTCTGGTCGATGGGATTCTTGAAGTCTTGCCGGAGATCGTCAAAGGCAATAATCTACAGAAAGAGAAGGAGCAGCCCTGCAGTTCACTGATACAAGGAATTAATCAAACGGTTCACCCTATGTGAAGTAGGTAGCGCGAAGGCAGGCAGGCATGCCAACCCCCTTGGGGGTTAAGCTAATTCCATTACTACAAAGTCATATATTTCCAGAATGATAATGCAGAAGGGCTGGTGTATCACGGTTAATATCTTCCTGACAGTGTGCAGCTTTTGTTTTTCTCACTTAGGTAAAATTGTGGATGACTAATGTTTTTCACTTCTAACACTGCATTGTTCTGATGCTGCCTGTCCTGGATTTAAGACGACGACAGTTTTGTGCTGATTTAATCAGCCAGTTCTGCTCTTTGCCGCAATCACATGCCAGGGCACCACTGGCACGGAGACACCAAAGAACGTCCCTCTGGAAGTCTCCTGTTAGGAAGCACCGCCCCACGGTCTCGCATTGCTCATGACCGGCTGTCAGAGCGGTGCTAATGCTACCACCATCTTTGCCCTGGCAGTTATTCTGGCGAAGAATCCTTACTTGACTTTTGTGTACATTTGTTTATCTCACTTAGTACCACCATAATTAAAAGTTTCGTCTGTTTTCAGAGTGCCATAATGATTGAAATCCATTTCTTTAAgaaaaaaagcaataaataaCTTATAAATGACAGCACAATGGTGAAATATGGCCACTCCAAGAAGAGAAGGATTGGATGGATCTCATGCAATACACGACTTTTTCATTCCATAAATAGCAAATCTCCCCACAGGTTTCTGAAATTCGGTTTCACAGGGCTACGCGTTATTACAAAtctgtccatttcttttacatgctCCTCTTTCACTCGCATCACTTTACTGTGTACTTCTGCTCTCTTTCTCCATCACTCTCATGGTGTAAACAGATGCGGTTGCCATAGTGACCAGAGGAGCACATAAGCAGGCGCCATGGTAACTATGAAGCGATCACGCAGTCCTACTGCACAAGAGCTTCACAGTGGAGGAACCATTATGTTTATCTCTTGATTAGGCTGAGTTATCATGTTCACACAAACTCATGGTGCCTAATAATGACTGTGCAGATATTCCTGCATTGTTCAGCTGCTTGCAGAAAGTATTCTGTGAGTTATTAGCTTGCAAACTGTGACTATTTCCATGCAGGGGTATCTTTTTAAGAGCACACAAGCTTCATGCATGCTATTTATgcttaaaaaaacacagaaaaattgTCTGATGTTCCAAGACCTTACAGCGTCAATGGAGTCTGAGTCATTAAAAGCCATTAATATAGTTTAAAACCTATTCCAGTATAAGGAATGTGCAGCTGCCTAAGGCAGTCACCTTATGTTTGTGTTGAATATCAATCAATGAATTGATTATACTAATCATATAGTCCCATACAAGTCCTAAGTCTTACTTTCATTATCGTTGGGTAAAATACATTGACAAAACCACCCACTTCATCATTGCTCATATGCTGATGATGTGAACTTAGATTTGCAGCCTGTCTGCTTCACTTTGCCAAGACCCCGTCTTAAAATGCCTTGAAACCTCTTTATGCTTCACTGACACACAGCATTGCGTCAGTCCGTCACCATGGCGCTTATTAAATTCCATTACTCATTTTGTTATTAATTTCTTTGCACCCTGCTGCCATTTCACTGAGGGAGCTCTCTTGTTTTACGAGGTGATTTTAGTCTGCTATTAAAGAGCATAGGTAACAGTTTAGTCGGGGCACAAATAACAtagtattatactattacttaagtattaattaaccacaaactaagtcttagttacatactgatcttgtgataatttatcattaatgaataacGATGCATGCTGTATCTCAAgtggttactatatttgttactatatctgttatttctgtaaacctttgtgaatcaccgaaggaactactgaagaaaaaaatccatgaatgacaagtgaaatactgatctcatgtttgttcatcattaatgaatcgtgacacatcttttatctcaagtagcgactatatttgttcatgatttacacttcagtagtaactgaattTATTGCTAAGTATTTGTGACCCATCAATACAGTATTACCACAGCAGAAATTGTACTTCTGAAATGCCTGAGTTTCTGGTTTTAAGTGTCTCACCATGTTCATCGTCCTGGCATTAGGACCGATGCTCAAAGAATAGAAAGTGGCCAGGAGATGCTTCACATTGTGTTCAAGACGCTGTTACATCCTCTTCCACAACTGACCTCGGGACCTTTTTACTCGCCATCACTTTCTCCCCATGCAATCAGTATAACACACTTGTACCGGAACATTCACTGAAAGCTGAGCCTAGCTGCGCTTAATCCtagttgactccttgacagTATGCATGTTGTAATTTGCTATTTGCCTCAGTTGTAtgctgctttggacaaaagtatctgcttaaaaatggaaatgaatttttttttgtgcttttcaTGGTAATACAATAGATAAAACATGTAATGACTTCAAGCTTTATCATTTTTAGAcccttttctgtatttatacatttatacataTCTTTAGGAATCTTTAGACACCTGGTCAATATCTTAGTGAAATACCCAGTTGGAAATGTGTGATTTTCTCTCCACACAATCAAACGAAAGTCTCATTTAAATAACAACTTTAAACACCTGCCAAACGAGGTTATGGCTCTCCACAAAGGGAGAGCGTGTAAAGGTATACGTACCTGTGGGTGCATACGTGTACGTGTACGTACGCGTGCAGGTAAGTACACCCGCGTGCATGCGGGTCGGGGGCCGAACGAGAGCAGCACTCACGTGCCAGATGACGATGAAGATGAGAGCAGCGCAGAGCACCAGCGTGAGCATGTAGCAGAAAGCGGCGAAGGTGAACGCCATGGCAACGCGCTGCCGCTCCCCCGGGCGGCGGTGTTGCTCTCGCCCCCCCCGGCGCGCCTCCTCCCTCCGCTCGCTTTATGCTCTTCCTTGCGTTTCTGTCTCTTTACCACTCCTCGACTTGCAGAAGGACAAAGAGAAACGAAAGAGTAGTGATGGGTTCTCGTCCTTTCGCGGCTGTCTGCGTCTTCCTCTTGACGCCCGTTCCTTCGCAAACGCGTGTGGCGGCTGTCTGTCTGGCTTTTTCACCCGCCGTGTCACGCACTTCGTCGCTTTTCAGAGTGTTTATATGAGGATGCTCTTcttgtttgcttttcttttttatcGCCTTTTCTCGCCTTTCCGTTCTCAACTTTCTCCGTCTCTACGCATCACAGTCACTTCGTCTCACTCCGCATTTCCCCCGCTCGGGTTATCATTTGGTAAAGTTGCGTTTCTTTCTCATAAACAGCTAAATAAGAGTGATAGGCAAAACTGATTTTTGGCATAAAATTATGCGTTTcaatatattaaataaaaattgcaGAAACTTTGTGTttgactgaatgaaaattttcaCCATTAAAGTCGCCTGTCAGAACACAGATTatgattaaaagtaaaataaaattaaaaaatcagGAAAATTATTGCTAAACAATGGTGCTGCATTATTATAGCACAGATCCATAAGGAAAATCAATAGTAATCACATGAGTAATATTCATTCATAATTATTTTAGACACGCCATTAGCTTGAAATCACTTTTTCATTATTCTGGGAGTTTAAAGATTTTTCACTTTTGTTATACATAGCTGCagatacaataataataacaagaaTAATAATATGTTAATGCTTTACAATGTCAAATAACTTATTGGCTAATACCTACATTGTTTCACAGCTCTGCGTGAGATGAAGCTAACAATATATGATTATTGTATTACAGAGTTAATGTTAATATAAATGTACCTGTATCTTTGCCAGGCTAAGCCAGTGAAGCGCTTTACACTCTCTTCAAATAGCATTTAACACCATCCAGAACATTTCTCCtcttctttttttctctctctccccctctcactTTCTCTCCTGCAGTCGCTTCCATCCACTGCCTGATCtgtcacttttgtaaacacgGTGTAAACGACGGATGAAGACGGGAGGAAGGGACCATATGCTTTGGAGGAAAATGAAttcctgtttttgttctgactgTGGTTTCCTGACAGATATATTGAACCCTAcgtctctttttttaaaaaacggcATCTGAAAATTAACACATTGAAGGAGTTCCCCTTCAGTCTTCCTGATTCTCATCCTACTTCGAACTTCTCGCTTTCATGCTGTGGTCTCTTCTTCCTCAGGAAACTGCAGTTTGATAAGACAGACCTGGAAAtgtcctcctctccctctatcTCCTTCCGTCTCCGTCTCCCGTTGTGGACTCAGACGTCCCTCTCGTCCTCCATGTAGTATCCACGCACATTCAAAAGTCTCTGTCTTTCTGACACACTCCTGCTTTCTTTTATCCGCTCGTTGTATTCTGGCGTTCTCCGGAGTAGGGTGGGGGGcgatgaggggtgggggggacctGGGATCTCCAAGGCTGGTCCTCTCGCTTTTTTCTTGGACTTCCTCGCTAGTCTCTCTCCCCACTGCCTCTCTTCACTCTGTCACTCATACCATCTCCCTCTGCTGCTATTCCACCGTCTTTTGAAGGCAGATGAAAGGCTACTGGAAtgactgctctctctctctccccctccctctgtcgGTGTGCCAGTCTGCTCGTTgtgggtgcatgtgtgtgtgtgtgcgtctcccCCAGCCTCCCTCGCAGCACCCCCTCTTTCCTTTTAGAGTGTTTTGTTCACCattttgttttgaatcagtCCTCTTCGTCTTGTCATAACTCTTCTCCTTTTCTCTCTAGAATTCACTTCCTCGCTGTCTCATCATTGCCCTGATTCCCTCTGTCTTTAGTGGCTGTCCAGGCCGCCTCCTCTGCGTTAATTCTCTATTTTCCTCTCTGTTTATCACCGCTTTCTTTCCTCTGACAAGCTCCAACATTTTCGCCCCGAAACCAGGCATAAATACAGGGTACGTCAGAAGTTGAAGCGCGGaatgaaaatgcttgttttGAGGACTTGACAGTCTTGCCTTCATCCGCGTTgttcttctctgcctgcctggctcaTCACGGGGGCCGTTTACCAGACAAACCACAGATGTTTCACATTCGTTGTTGCATGCAGGGTGTCATTTATCCAGCCACTTGCGCCTGTATCATGGTACAATTAATACCGAGAGGAAAACCtgcccatccattttctgtggcTACTTATCAGTAACGAGTGATGGGACAAATGCAGGATTTGAGGCGTCACAGAGAACCTGAACACAAACGGTTCAGATCTGAGGTTTCATTCAAACTGCATCAGGaaacaacacacacagacacacacacacagcaacaacATTCAGACTCAGACCAGACAGGCC
Encoded here:
- the LOC125751118 gene encoding protein cornichon homolog 2-like, coding for MAFTFAAFCYMLTLVLCAALIFIVIWHIIAFDDLRQDFKNPIDQSNPTRARERIKNVERICNLLRTLVVPEYCIHGLFCLMFMCAAEWVTLGLNIPLLFYHLWRYFHRPADGSEVMYDPVSIMNADILNYCQKESWCKLGFYLLSFFYYLYSMVYTLVSF